In the Elizabethkingia bruuniana genome, AAATCCGGAATTATTGAGTAAGATAAAATCTTCAGGAATCAAGGCTGAACTTTTGACTCAGGAATTTTCTGTAGAAGGGACTAAAAAGTTAATAGAACAAGTTGCAAAGGCTATAGGAAATACAGACTATCAGAAGCTTAATGACAAAATCGATGCAGATATGAAGCAGGTACAGTCATTGGCAAAAAAGCCTAAAGTATTATTCATTTATGCAAGAGGGAACAACCTGATGGTGGCAGGTAAGAACACTCCAATGGAAAAGCTGATTACACTGGCTGGTGGTGAAAATGCAATCAATGAGTTTGACGATTTTAAACCTCTTACACCAGAAGCGGTTGTAAAAGCTAATCCGGATATTTTGTTCTTATTCAAGAGCGGATTAATGGGAGCGGGAGGAAATGAAGCCGTATTAAAAATGCCGGGAGTTGCACAAACCAATGCCGGAAAAAACAAAAAAGTTATTTCTATGGATGGTGGTTTGGCATCGAGCTTTGGTCCAAGACTGGGGGAAGCAGTGGTTGAATTAAACAAGCTATTGATTGAAAACACAAAGTAAATTATATTTTTATCTTGTATCAGGCGGGCTTTTACTAATAGTTCTTGCAGTAATTGCCCTTTATGTTGGGGTTTATGATTTTGGAGGACACTCACCATTTACAGTATTATGGAAAGTAATCATGCAGGATCCGCAGCTGGCAGTTAGCGACAAATACATTTTATGGGATGTCAGGCTTTCACGGATTGTAATGGCCATATTAGTAGGTAGTATGCTGGCAGTATCGGGGACAGCATTGCAGGGACTTTTCAAAAATCCTCTGGCAACAGGAGATTTAATAGGACTAACATCCGGAGCTACACTGATGGCAGCAATAGCAATAGTATTAGGAAGTAGTTTCAGAGCTTATCTTCCGGAAGCAGTGCAGTTTTCATTGGTAGGTTTGTCTGCATTTGTCGGAGCTTTACTCTCCATGCTGTTGGTATACAGGATATCTACAAGCGGCGGGAAAACCAATGTTGTAATGATGCTCCTTACTGGTGTTGCTATTACGGCTATAGGCTTCTCCATTACAGGTTTCCTTATTTATATATCAAAGGATGATCAGTTAAGAGACCTTACTTTCTGGAATTTAGGAAGCTTGGCTGCAGCAACCTGGACCAAGAATCTGGTTTTGCTGTTTGTTTTGTTAATTTCTTATTTTATACTGATGCCTAAAGGAAAAGCATTGAATGCTATGATGCTGGGAGAAAAAGATGCTCAGCATTTGGGGATTAATGTAGAAAAGCTAAAAAAGCAGATTGTAGTAA is a window encoding:
- a CDS encoding heme/hemin ABC transporter substrate-binding protein → MKKAILMASVVLALYSCKKETDKLSSGATEQTSENPKSANKIVTLSGGITEIVSALGHESEIVGTDVTSTYPETLKTTTKDLGHVRSMTIEPIMALSPTLILASDKDLNPELLSKIKSSGIKAELLTQEFSVEGTKKLIEQVAKAIGNTDYQKLNDKIDADMKQVQSLAKKPKVLFIYARGNNLMVAGKNTPMEKLITLAGGENAINEFDDFKPLTPEAVVKANPDILFLFKSGLMGAGGNEAVLKMPGVAQTNAGKNKKVISMDGGLASSFGPRLGEAVVELNKLLIENTK
- a CDS encoding FecCD family ABC transporter permease, which produces MKTQSKLYFYLVSGGLLLIVLAVIALYVGVYDFGGHSPFTVLWKVIMQDPQLAVSDKYILWDVRLSRIVMAILVGSMLAVSGTALQGLFKNPLATGDLIGLTSGATLMAAIAIVLGSSFRAYLPEAVQFSLVGLSAFVGALLSMLLVYRISTSGGKTNVVMMLLTGVAITAIGFSITGFLIYISKDDQLRDLTFWNLGSLAAATWTKNLVLLFVLLISYFILMPKGKALNAMMLGEKDAQHLGINVEKLKKQIVVITALMVGTCVAFSGAIGFVGLIVPYILRLLFKSNYYFILPLSAVFGAVLLLVADTFSRSIVAPSELPIGILTALMGGPIFIAILMKHKKSL